In the genome of Xanthomonas hortorum pv. pelargonii, the window CTGTCAAAGTCGATGCAGTTGCAAGCTCGCGCGCATAATCGCTGCGCAGTTCAATTGCGTCGGCACCGGGATCAACCGGCAATTTCTTCCAGTGCACGATTGCGCGTACGCGGCCCGAACAGCGCAATCACGCTCGCCACGACCGACATGCTGATGACGATAAACGCCAGCACGCCATGGCTGCCGACCTGGGCAAGCAGCCAACCGATCAGCACGCTGCTCGCGGCGGTGGAAAGACGGCTGAAGGAATAACAGAACCCTACTGCACGCGCGCGCAATCCGGTGGGGAACAGCTCGGCCTGGTAGCCGTGATAAGCGAAGCTCATCCAGGCATTGCAGAACGCGATCATCGCCCCGCACACCACCATGCCGATCGCCTGGTGCTGCTGCGAAAACAGCACCCCAAACAGCACCGCGCCCAACGCCGATGCGGTGATCTGCCACTTGTTTTCCCAGCGCTGCGCAAAGCGCAACAACAGCAGCGGCGCCAACGGGTAGGCCAGCGAGATCGCAAAGGAATAGCCCAGGCTCTTGGTCACGCCGGTGCCTTGCGCCGAGATCAGTGCCGGCAGCCAATTGCCGAAACCGAAGAAGCCGATCGCCTGAAAGATATGGAACACCACCAGCATGCCGATGCGCCCGCGATAGGGCGCTCGCCATAACAGCGATGCCTGCGTATCGCTGTGTGCCAACGGCACCGCCCCCTGCTGCGGCATCGCCAATGGCGCGCCCAGATCGCGTTCGCAGCGCGCCTCCAGTTGGATCAGCACCGCGTCCGCTTCGGCATGGCGTCCTTGCGCCGCCAACCAACGTGCCGATTCCGGCAAACGGCTGCGCAGCCACCAGATCGCCAGCGCAAACACGCCACTCAGCAACACCACCCAACGCCAGCCGCTCACCCCCAGCGGTGCATACGGCACCAGCAGCCAGGCGGTCAGCGCCACTGCCGGCACGGCCAGAAACTGCACGAAGAACGCAAACGCAAATGCGGCGCTACGCATATGCCGCGGCACCAATTCGGACAGGTAGGTGTCGATAGTGACCA includes:
- a CDS encoding MFS transporter — translated: MTMALTAPLDPASGAAQIAARIDRLPASATLWRLVGLLALGGFFELYDLFQTAYISPGLIRDGIFASGADGVFGVSDQAAFAAATFLGLFVGAALLSPFADRFGRRLVFTFALIWYTAATVAMGLQSTAIGVIVLRFVVGIGLGIELVTIDTYLSELVPRHMRSAAFAFAFFVQFLAVPAVALTAWLLVPYAPLGVSGWRWVVLLSGVFALAIWWLRSRLPESARWLAAQGRHAEADAVLIQLEARCERDLGAPLAMPQQGAVPLAHSDTQASLLWRAPYRGRIGMLVVFHIFQAIGFFGFGNWLPALISAQGTGVTKSLGYSFAISLAYPLAPLLLLRFAQRWENKWQITASALGAVLFGVLFSQQHQAIGMVVCGAMIAFCNAWMSFAYHGYQAELFPTGLRARAVGFCYSFSRLSTAASSVLIGWLLAQVGSHGVLAFIVISMSVVASVIALFGPRTRNRALEEIAG